TCAGCTGCTTGGCGTAATGCTTCTCAGGATAGGAGATGCAGCGAGTTACAGAGCTGAGAGTCCTTCCGAACTCCCCATGCCTCTTTTGCTTCAAGAACTTGGAGATGTGGTGGCCGTAGAGCTGCTCGTAGCAGTGCAAAATCGTTCTTAGTTGCTCTATGTTTCTCCTCGTCAGAACGGAGAGAATGGTTCTTTGATCGGTGGAGGCACCGCTCTCTATGGCTTCATACAAAATCTTTGCATCGCACATGCCCATGCTCACGTCAACTGTTGATCCTTCTGCTCCGTTGATGCTTGACAGCGCTGTTAGTACCTATGAAATAAAACCAACAGTAACAACATTTTTCTaagattttttccaaaattaacTCAGCTAAGAAGGAACCCTATCCCCCACCCGGCGCCTTCAATTGGAGCTCAGAACACCCCCTTAACTTGTGGATCCAATGGTGTTTATCATCGGCAACCTACAGCACTTGGTGACTTGAGTCATTCAAtactcaaataattttttaacaagaagtgaatatatatatatatatatatatatatcactctCAATgaatagttaagagaaaaacataataACACGCTAGATGGAACAACCCTCCTAAGTGAGTTGGATAACTCTAGATGACTAGAgtaccattcaattttcttatatatgtatagggTTTTTAAGTATGTACCAATAGCATTTGCAACGCCAATAATGGGGCCAAGTTAAGTAGAAGATGCACTACAGCTTGGATACTTATGGCATCAAATTTGAAAGGTACCTATGCCCGTCATTTTTGAAGGTTTAATACCATATTCAGCCAAGTAGGTACCGCAGGTTCAAGTAAATGCTAGGGACCAAAAgatgccaaaatgaaaaaaaaaaagaaggaaccaagtcaatttcctttttttttttttctgtatttcgACAAGGATGAAACTACCCttcaacaaagagaaaaacCTTCATTAAAAGGGAAATGCCCCTCACATGTTAAAGTTAACCTGACTACCTGAGGGTCCTTGTCTCAATGGTGCAGTCCACACATTGCGGGGCTAACAGAACACTTTTTAGTTACAAGGAAAAATGCAAACGTAATAATTTAGTTAATGAATTACCTCCTTGAGGGTGCTGTGGGCCTTGAGTGAGATATCTTGCTCAATATTTCTATTGTATTGGCTGCGGTAAGCTTGCTTGATACATTGTAACTGAGAGGAAGAGCGCGTGCAGAAGACTTCAATAAGAATGTCAGAGCCAAGAGCAGGCCCATGCAATGCATCCCTTAGTAACTTAGCGTCCCGTTCTCGTGGTTCCATCATCTGGAGGTGCACTAGACTCTGCAAACCAgggtgataatttttttttttcccttgagtTGTGGGCAGAAGGATGTATCGACAAACTGAACAAATTAAAGCACATATAATTGACGAAACTTGTATAGTTGGAAAAATGCTTACAAGAAAGTTGTTCCTTCTTTGAATGTTGCAAAGTTGGTGAAGAATGTCCTGGTTGTATGTAGCTCTGTAAGCTTCAACAACACGGTTGAGATCTTCCGTGCTCCTTTTGGTTAACAGTTCTTTGAGACTTTCACAGTTGCTAGCTCCATTGCCTGGTAAATTCAGAGTTTAAATAGTTTTAGATCAACCATATGtcgactttctctctctagctctCTCGCTGTAGGCTCACTGCCAAATGCTAAAGGTGCATAAAATGAAAACTTAGTAGCATAAAATTTGAATCACCGACGCTGGTAACGAGGAAAATGCAATTTTTCACTTGACATCAACCAGTAAAAGATCAAAGCTAGCTATCACCGCTACCTTACTAAAAATCACTATCAAAAGCCCTCTGTTGGCATCGAAAAACCACTTTAATAAACAATTTAAACACGAGTAGGCTACACTCATAAGACTAGACAATATCAGCTTGTTTAGTTTCACATCTAAAGGCTTGAATACGCATGTTTTGGCACATATTGGCACTAGACGTTACGTTATTATCATATAGCAGGAGTACCATCAGGACGTACACGAAAGAAACGAATGCAGAACGTGGCAGTCGAGCTGATCCCTTTGGGAGATCACTTGAGATGCTTCCATGATGAGACTCGAAGGTGCTTTCCGTCTCTTCTATTTCGATCCGAAGTGTGTAACTCATTTGAATGTGGTGACCCCCAATTTATAGAGCAAGGATGAAAGTGGAGTTTGAAAACTGTCTTGGTGCTTTACTTTTCATGGAATAAAAACTTTATGACTTAAAAGGTGAGGACCATGGTAGGAACTTATTCCACCCTCCAATTTCGAGCATGGCCATCTCTCttcatttccctttcttccaGCACCAACCCCACACTCGTTCTCTTAATCGAAGGAGAGTTATGACATACTTTTTGATGGATAGCAGAATCGCTTTACCGCCTCACGCTGCATTCACATTAGATTTTGaatcattcacatctttcacACTGTAATGGTCCATATTTTATAAGTTGACAGAACCATTTCATTGTTTTCTTAATAATATCGGATGTACATTTTGATGCTCTGTGTAGGTCCCTTCATCTACGCCATCTTCCATACACGGCTTCAGTTCACAAGATGCCCCCTTGTTCTCAGTAGCTCAGGTATCATAATATTCTTTCTCCTTTTAGAGCACCAGactaattctctctctttctttcttacaCGCGCACAAGACACTGCGGTTCTCAACCATGGCACAAAGTAAATGGCAACATGGACACCGTGCAACAGCTTCAATACTGGTTTTGAATGTGCTCTGAAACATTTTGACAGTTGAGACATTGGTGGTGTTATTTCACCAAGAAAACCTCATCCTTTCAGACTCAACAGATGGTAGAAGGACGCCCAGAAACTATCTCTGAGCCAAATGACAGTTTCAGGACAGTCCTGTCGACCGGAATGTACGATATATATCTAAGCTTGTGCAAATGTGTAATAGCCCATTTAAATGAAACTTACTAGTGAAGTACTGACCGGCAGAATATACTCTTTCTGTCATGATGTTACTTTTTTATTAAGCTGGGCCACAAGAATAGGCAACCACATGAATGAGTGCACGcttctaaaaaaaatactacGAGAAATTGTGGCGAAATATATAGTACATGTCCATGAATTATGCTGTTTCATTGAAACAACGCTATTGTCAATGTGAACATGTTATTGTCATTTAAATTTCACGATTAGATGAATTTCAGTGGCACATCTTCAGCATCAATGAATCATGAAACGTCTGGTGCCTTTGTTATTTAGATTCGACGATCGATGCCGCTAAAACAAAGGCCATTGACTTGAATAATATTGAAATTCAGATCTTCATCTGCAATTCATCCATTTTTATCCCTTCCAGTTTCATGactaaatattttattattttattgaagAGTCATTAACAGCTAAGAAGTTCGTCCCATGTTCAAGATTATAGTCTTAGAAAACCTATTTATCAGAATCGACCAACAAAAGAGTTCAATATTGCTGTAGAATTGAACTTGGACGTGCATAGGCAACTTTTAAATTAGGAACAAGTATATCAAACTGCGATATTCAGCCTGGATGCAAAGAATGCTTCACGCCTTATATGTTACACTAACAGAaccttgtttatgttttttgttttttgggctAAATACTTCCACATGCTCTTCTTGTGTTTTttcaagaaactaaaaaaagataaattttagGAACTTCATCATCCATATTGCATTGTCTAGACGGTCCTTCAAACTTTATGAAAGTTTCGAGTTTGAACAACCCAAGGTTGGTATCAAACATTACTAAGGTTTTAGCTTTACAATATGCTTGTATCTTGCGCTTAAGGCCAGGCATAAGACACTCTAATTTATGCAGGAACAGCATATTATCTTGCTTGAAAGCTATGCATTTGAGCCATCAGTGGCACGGTACGCCTTCTCTCGCTTTTAAACAAAATCGACCAGCAAAGTACGAACAAAGAGAAGGGTATTAATGCAAGATAACCTAAGACGATGACGATCTAATGATAGAATGATGAGACGTAGAGAGAGGTGTCAACGATATTCtctatatatgtgtatttttAAGTTCATAGAAGTTAATAATCATATGTAATATAAATGCATACAACTTGGACCAGTTTTATTACCCGTTCATTTTTACCGAGGAACAACTTGGACTCGCCTTATTACCCCTTTCAGTTTCAATATTGAAGGTTggtcatttttctaaaatctacCAAATGGGTCTGTGCTTTGCTCTCAAAACATGGTGAATCCGTGAAAAatgaataatgtttttgaaatgtgTAGACAAGATTTTCAAATCAACTGTCTGAATTAATTGTTTGACTTTaatgaaagatcatcttatATGTTTGGTGAAACATCTTAAAAATATAGAACTGGTGCTGCTATTTGGGCAAACCAAATTCACAAAATTTGAACTAGAACTCTACACAGGGCTGCCAAATTGGACCATCAGCATTCGTATTGTAATAACATGTTCACAGTGACATCAGCTCAAATCAGCTCCACTAGACAATCTAGAGAATTAGTTCTGCTATACAGTCCGATATATATGTCCtcaaagaaagaagacaaagataGTCAAATATGAAGCATTTGGTGTATCCTCTGCACAATCCCACATTCTTTTGTGATTACCTGCAAGAGCTGTTGCAGTTGCAAGAAAGCAGCAACTGGTCATTGAAAAGAGTACAGACGAATAAAGAAATCTACAAGCACCCCAGAAGTGCAGACCTTCCtaacaatggaagaaaaatctAGTAGCAGAAATGTAAGCACTTTAGACCATATGAGGAGAGAGCTGGTGATcagtttagaaacaagaaaagaatacaaaaaatcaGCATGATGCAACTTGCAAATCCATTGTGAATGACCTCCAAACATCCCTAAAGCAAATGGAGATGCATTCGTACTAGTAATAACAGGATCACGAAGGTTCCTCCAGTAAGCCATTTGGACAAAGATTGTGAATGACTTCCAAATCCTTCTTGCAATTCTCCCTAAGTCCCTTCAGTTTCTGAAGATTGGATTGCTGCATAGAAAAGGGGAAGATGAGCATGTAGGGAGGCATCAAAACAAAGTTAAAGGAGAAATAACGCGTTCTCAATTGGCACTTTCACCACCCACTCTCTTAATGGCAGACTGAAACCAGTACTTTCCCAAACTATCAGAAGAAATAAGAATATTAAAAGCATAAACtgcagaaagaaaaggagaaattaATTACCAGCTGCATGATTTCAGAGCTAAGAGATTTCTCTGTCTGAAGGAAAAGAGACCTCC
Above is a window of Nymphaea colorata isolate Beijing-Zhang1983 chromosome 8, ASM883128v2, whole genome shotgun sequence DNA encoding:
- the LOC116259420 gene encoding annexin Gh1-like gives rise to the protein MEASQVISQRDQLDCHVLHSFLSCNGASNCESLKELLTKRSTEDLNRVVEAYRATYNQDILHQLCNIQRRNNFLSLVHLQMMEPRERDAKLLRDALHGPALGSDILIEVFCTRSSSQLQCIKQAYRSQYNRNIEQDISLKAHSTLKEVLTALSSINGAEGSTVDVSMGMCDAKILYEAIESGASTDQRTILSVLTRRNIEQLRTILHCYEQLYGHHISKFLKQKRHGEFGRTLSSVTRCISYPEKHYAKQLKDMWVKRRLATEPATDLMIRVVVAKSGVNIGEIRSAFSKKSGGTALETAVRTLMSDPDYHTRMVAEVFLKIVKCS